In Paralichthys olivaceus isolate ysfri-2021 chromosome 1, ASM2471397v2, whole genome shotgun sequence, the following are encoded in one genomic region:
- the LOC109625018 gene encoding adhesion G protein-coupled receptor G3-like isoform X2, with translation MTWIFLVTLSWLSTAQAANWCKDVLRECYQNDQSTPWTRCYERRISTCFQGRHFMQDFILQLVNSSIEAEVSPTTKHRVHIPSSALQRSRGNESEMEVVLVATVLNSTYFTVGPHRTKATRGAFIPNQREHMQGTVMGGLVLAVKAGRQSVRNLPQPVKLTFTQSKQMENRTCVFWQELDDGTGNWITDGCYTSDIGAEVICSCNHLSFFAVLVNPVLSVDETHSTTLSYITYIGSALSVVFTVMSLIIYICLQRRRPEKVISVHMHLAGALLCLHLSFLLSCFWVWLLDEKEEGWVCFSLGLFLHWSLLATFCWMSLEGFHLYLLLIQVFNIYVRRYLLKLSLVGWGLPTLIAVVCGSFGVYGKYSLNLSDAKNHNSTAQICWVSSEFTQSLVVSYITTVAFPCVVILCNACMLGLVVFKLWQIRGGGGGAGSSNGYREVKTANRLWKDCVTVLGLSCVLGIPWALASTTYISLPGIYLFTILNSLQGVFMFLWSLALTCKFRSDNNSSTTHPSSLKMSTLNN, from the exons ATGACTTGGATTTTTCTTGTCACTCTTTCTTGGCTTTCTACAGCTCAAGCTGCCA ATTGGTGTAAAGACGTCCTCAGAGAGTGCTATCAAAATGATCAAAGTACCCCCTGGACCAG GTGTTATGAGAGAAGAATTTCAACCTGTTTTCAAGGACGCCATTTTATGCAAGACTTCATTCTTCAGTTGGTGAACTCATCTATAGAG GCAGAAGTGAGTCCCACTACCAAGCACAGGGTTCACATACCATCCTCAGCTCTtcagagaagcagaggaaatgAATCTGAGATGGAGGTGGTGCTGGTTGCCACAGTGCTCAACAGCACTTACTTTACG GTGGGTCCTCACCGTACAAAAGCAACAAGGGGAGCGTTCATACCCAACCAGCGTGAACACATGCAAGGCACTGTTATGGGAGGGTTAGTGCTGGCAGTGAAGGCAGGGAGACAGTCTGTCAGAAACCTGCCTCAACCCGTTAAACTAACCTTCACACAGAGCAAACAG ATGGAGAACCGGACTTGTGTGTTTTGGCAGGAGTTAGATGATGGAACAG gTAACTGGATCACAGATGGCTGTTATACCAGTGACATTGGTGCCGAGGTTATTTGCAGCTGCAACCACCTCAGTTTCTTTGCTGTGCTAGTG AACCCTGTATTATCAGTGGATGAAACTCATTCTACGACTCTTAGCTACATCACCTACATTGGATCAGCACTCTCCGTTGTCTTCACAGTCATGAGCCTGATCATCTATATATGTCTACA acGGCGGCGTCCAGAGAAGGTCATCAGTGTGCACATGCATCTGGCAGGGGCACTGCTCTGCCTCCACCTCAGCTTCCTGCTGAGCTGCTTCTGGGTATGGCTGCTCGACGAGAAGGAGGAAGGCTGGGTGTGTTTCTCCCTGGGCCTCTTTTTGCACTGGTCCCTGCTGGCGACCTTCTGCTGGATGTCTCTGGAGGGATTCCACCTTTACCTCCTCCTCATTCAAGTCTTCAACATCTACGTCAGGAGATACCTGCTCAAACTCAGCTTGGTGGGATGGG gtctGCCTACACTGATTGCAGTAGTTTGTGGAAGTTTTGGTGTTTATGGCAAATACAGTCTGAACCTGAGCGATGCCAAAAACCACAATTCAACAGCACAGAT ATGCTGGGTGAGTAGCGAGTTCACACAGAGCCTTGTGGTCAGCTACATCACAACTGTGGCATTTCCATGTGTGGTCATACTGTGCAATGCATGCATGCTGGGGCTGGTGGTGTTTAAGCTGTGGCAAAttagaggaggtggtggaggcgCTGGCAGCAGCAATGGCTACAGGGAGGTGAAAACAGCGAACAGGTTATGGAAGGACTGTGTCACAGTGCTGGGCCTCAGCTGTGTGCTGGGGATACCCTGGGCCTTAGCGAGCACCACCTACATCTCTCTCCCTGGGATCTACCTGTTCACAATACTTAACTCCCTGCAGG GTGTATTTATGTTCCTGTGGTCCCTGGCTTTGACTTGCAAATTTCGATCTGACAACAACTCATCAACGACTCACCCGTCCTCTCTGAAAATGTCCACTCTTAATAACTGA
- the LOC109625018 gene encoding adhesion G protein-coupled receptor G3-like isoform X1: protein MTWIFLVTLSWLSTAQAANWCKDVLRECYQNDQSTPWTRCYERRISTCFQGRHFMQDFILQLVNSSIEAEVSPTTKHRVHIPSSALQRSRGNESEMEVVLVATVLNSTYFTVSSPEATKVGPHRTKATRGAFIPNQREHMQGTVMGGLVLAVKAGRQSVRNLPQPVKLTFTQSKQMENRTCVFWQELDDGTGNWITDGCYTSDIGAEVICSCNHLSFFAVLVNPVLSVDETHSTTLSYITYIGSALSVVFTVMSLIIYICLQRRRPEKVISVHMHLAGALLCLHLSFLLSCFWVWLLDEKEEGWVCFSLGLFLHWSLLATFCWMSLEGFHLYLLLIQVFNIYVRRYLLKLSLVGWGLPTLIAVVCGSFGVYGKYSLNLSDAKNHNSTAQICWVSSEFTQSLVVSYITTVAFPCVVILCNACMLGLVVFKLWQIRGGGGGAGSSNGYREVKTANRLWKDCVTVLGLSCVLGIPWALASTTYISLPGIYLFTILNSLQGVFMFLWSLALTCKFRSDNNSSTTHPSSLKMSTLNN from the exons ATGACTTGGATTTTTCTTGTCACTCTTTCTTGGCTTTCTACAGCTCAAGCTGCCA ATTGGTGTAAAGACGTCCTCAGAGAGTGCTATCAAAATGATCAAAGTACCCCCTGGACCAG GTGTTATGAGAGAAGAATTTCAACCTGTTTTCAAGGACGCCATTTTATGCAAGACTTCATTCTTCAGTTGGTGAACTCATCTATAGAG GCAGAAGTGAGTCCCACTACCAAGCACAGGGTTCACATACCATCCTCAGCTCTtcagagaagcagaggaaatgAATCTGAGATGGAGGTGGTGCTGGTTGCCACAGTGCTCAACAGCACTTACTTTACGGTCAGTAGCCCTGAAGCTACAAAG GTGGGTCCTCACCGTACAAAAGCAACAAGGGGAGCGTTCATACCCAACCAGCGTGAACACATGCAAGGCACTGTTATGGGAGGGTTAGTGCTGGCAGTGAAGGCAGGGAGACAGTCTGTCAGAAACCTGCCTCAACCCGTTAAACTAACCTTCACACAGAGCAAACAG ATGGAGAACCGGACTTGTGTGTTTTGGCAGGAGTTAGATGATGGAACAG gTAACTGGATCACAGATGGCTGTTATACCAGTGACATTGGTGCCGAGGTTATTTGCAGCTGCAACCACCTCAGTTTCTTTGCTGTGCTAGTG AACCCTGTATTATCAGTGGATGAAACTCATTCTACGACTCTTAGCTACATCACCTACATTGGATCAGCACTCTCCGTTGTCTTCACAGTCATGAGCCTGATCATCTATATATGTCTACA acGGCGGCGTCCAGAGAAGGTCATCAGTGTGCACATGCATCTGGCAGGGGCACTGCTCTGCCTCCACCTCAGCTTCCTGCTGAGCTGCTTCTGGGTATGGCTGCTCGACGAGAAGGAGGAAGGCTGGGTGTGTTTCTCCCTGGGCCTCTTTTTGCACTGGTCCCTGCTGGCGACCTTCTGCTGGATGTCTCTGGAGGGATTCCACCTTTACCTCCTCCTCATTCAAGTCTTCAACATCTACGTCAGGAGATACCTGCTCAAACTCAGCTTGGTGGGATGGG gtctGCCTACACTGATTGCAGTAGTTTGTGGAAGTTTTGGTGTTTATGGCAAATACAGTCTGAACCTGAGCGATGCCAAAAACCACAATTCAACAGCACAGAT ATGCTGGGTGAGTAGCGAGTTCACACAGAGCCTTGTGGTCAGCTACATCACAACTGTGGCATTTCCATGTGTGGTCATACTGTGCAATGCATGCATGCTGGGGCTGGTGGTGTTTAAGCTGTGGCAAAttagaggaggtggtggaggcgCTGGCAGCAGCAATGGCTACAGGGAGGTGAAAACAGCGAACAGGTTATGGAAGGACTGTGTCACAGTGCTGGGCCTCAGCTGTGTGCTGGGGATACCCTGGGCCTTAGCGAGCACCACCTACATCTCTCTCCCTGGGATCTACCTGTTCACAATACTTAACTCCCTGCAGG GTGTATTTATGTTCCTGTGGTCCCTGGCTTTGACTTGCAAATTTCGATCTGACAACAACTCATCAACGACTCACCCGTCCTCTCTGAAAATGTCCACTCTTAATAACTGA